From Amycolatopsis sp. cg9, one genomic window encodes:
- a CDS encoding pyridoxamine 5'-phosphate oxidase family protein — translation MSTSELHVLGPGSCRALLASVPLGRLGFIRAGRPAIRPVNFTLAGDTIWLRAGRSSWADGLDGQPVTFETDAYDEAGHTGWSVIASGVATLTTDVATVAAQLGAGLRSWAPAPRDRLLRIDVDRIEGRRLTRSAADGSP, via the coding sequence GTGAGCACTTCGGAACTGCACGTGCTGGGCCCCGGCAGCTGCCGCGCCCTGCTCGCCTCCGTCCCCCTCGGCAGGCTGGGGTTCATCCGCGCCGGGCGGCCGGCGATCCGGCCGGTCAACTTCACCCTCGCCGGCGACACGATCTGGCTGCGCGCGGGCCGGAGCTCCTGGGCCGACGGCCTCGACGGACAGCCGGTCACCTTCGAAACCGACGCCTACGACGAGGCCGGGCACACCGGCTGGAGCGTGATCGCGAGCGGCGTCGCCACCCTGACGACGGACGTCGCGACCGTGGCGGCCCAGCTCGGTGCCGGTCTGCGCTCGTGGGCTCCCGCTCCCCGCGATCGGCTGCTCCGGATCGACGTCGACCGGATCGAAGGCAGGCGGCTCACCCGCTCCGCGGCGGACGGCTCGCCCTGA
- a CDS encoding DUF2231 domain-containing protein — protein MTTVNGLPAHVLLVHAIVVLLPLSALLLVLSALWPAARGKLAGPNAILSVLVVVLVPITTEAGEWLERRVAPTPLVRTHTELGDTALWVAIPVAVLALAVWWRRRESLRAQAAGPAEAPGRRTFLGPASTAVTVVLSVLSIAAAGAAVYDVYRIGDSGAQASWQNQFSSSPAPRGAGR, from the coding sequence ATGACGACCGTCAACGGCCTGCCCGCCCACGTCCTGCTCGTGCACGCCATCGTCGTGCTGCTGCCGCTTTCCGCCCTGCTCCTGGTGCTCAGCGCCCTGTGGCCCGCCGCGCGCGGCAAGCTCGCCGGGCCGAACGCGATCCTGTCGGTCCTCGTCGTGGTCCTGGTGCCGATCACCACCGAGGCGGGGGAATGGCTCGAACGCCGGGTCGCCCCGACGCCGCTGGTGCGCACCCACACCGAACTCGGCGACACCGCGCTCTGGGTCGCGATCCCGGTGGCGGTGCTGGCCCTCGCGGTCTGGTGGCGCCGCCGCGAAAGCCTGCGCGCCCAAGCGGCCGGCCCGGCGGAGGCACCCGGTCGCCGCACGTTCCTCGGCCCGGCCTCGACGGCGGTCACGGTGGTGCTTTCGGTGCTGTCGATCGCGGCCGCCGGCGCGGCGGTCTACGACGTCTACCGCATCGGCGACTCGGGTGCCCAGGCCAGCTGGCAGAACCAGTTCAGCTCGTCGCCGGCACCCCGGGGAGCCGGCCGCTGA
- a CDS encoding SDR family NAD(P)-dependent oxidoreductase: MLLDTLLDRTVVAGYSRLGYVLRRRAWAADDPAPDALRGRVALVTGASSGLGEATAAGLARLGAEVVLVVRDLERGERALGRVRALAPAAKVRTARCDVADFASVREFAAGEPRADVLVHNAGVLPPRREETGAGHEITLATHVLGPLLLTELLRPALRASADARVIWVSSGGMYTQPLAVDDPEYRTGRYRGATAYARTKRMQVELTPVLAERWRADGIAVHSTHPGWADTPGLAASLPSFRRLVGPALRRAAEGADTAVWLAATEPGPPPGRFWHDRQDRPAHLLPGTRPAAGDAERLLRYCLAAVSR; encoded by the coding sequence TTGCTGCTCGACACCCTGCTCGACCGCACCGTGGTCGCCGGCTACTCGCGCCTCGGCTACGTGCTGCGGCGCCGGGCCTGGGCGGCGGACGATCCCGCGCCGGACGCGCTGCGCGGCCGGGTGGCGCTGGTGACCGGGGCGAGCTCGGGGCTCGGCGAGGCGACGGCCGCCGGGCTGGCCCGGCTGGGCGCGGAAGTGGTGCTGGTGGTGCGCGACCTCGAACGCGGGGAGCGGGCGCTGGGCCGCGTCCGCGCGCTCGCGCCCGCCGCGAAAGTCCGGACGGCCCGGTGCGACGTCGCCGATTTCGCTTCGGTTCGCGAGTTCGCGGCCGGGGAGCCGCGAGCCGACGTTCTCGTCCACAACGCCGGGGTGCTGCCGCCGCGCCGGGAAGAAACCGGGGCCGGCCACGAGATCACGCTCGCCACGCACGTGCTCGGGCCGCTGCTGCTGACCGAACTGCTGCGTCCCGCGTTGCGCGCGTCGGCGGACGCCCGGGTGATCTGGGTGTCCTCGGGCGGGATGTACACCCAGCCGCTCGCGGTCGACGACCCGGAGTACCGCACCGGCCGCTACCGCGGCGCGACCGCGTATGCGCGCACGAAGCGGATGCAGGTCGAGCTCACGCCGGTGCTCGCCGAACGCTGGCGTGCGGACGGTATCGCCGTGCACAGCACCCACCCCGGGTGGGCGGACACCCCGGGACTGGCCGCGTCGCTCCCGTCGTTCCGGCGGCTCGTCGGACCCGCGCTGCGCAGGGCCGCGGAAGGCGCCGACACCGCCGTCTGGCTCGCGGCGACCGAGCCCGGCCCGCCGCCGGGCCGGTTCTGGCACGACCGCCAGGACCGCCCGGCGCACCTGCTCCCCGGCACCCGCCCCGCGGCGGGCGACGCGGAGCGGCTGCTGCGGTACTGCCTGGCTGCCGTGAGCCGCTGA
- a CDS encoding FAD:protein FMN transferase — MCEEARERTGGYFDAWLPGGFDPAGLVKGWAAQKAAALLDHLRGFDHYLNVGGDITARAGVTTAPPWHVAVEDPTGPGAFLTLLDLRTGGVATSGSAARGAHIVDPHTGTHAGELLAVTVTGPTLLWADVFATAAFARGGPDVEAWVATRAPGYEVAALARAP; from the coding sequence TTGTGCGAAGAGGCGCGCGAACGCACCGGCGGGTACTTCGACGCCTGGCTGCCCGGCGGCTTCGACCCGGCCGGCCTCGTCAAGGGGTGGGCGGCCCAGAAGGCCGCCGCGCTGCTCGACCACCTCCGCGGGTTCGACCACTACCTCAACGTCGGCGGCGACATCACCGCCCGGGCGGGGGTCACGACCGCCCCGCCGTGGCACGTCGCCGTCGAAGACCCCACCGGCCCCGGCGCGTTCCTCACTCTCCTCGACCTGCGCACCGGCGGCGTCGCGACGTCGGGCTCGGCCGCTCGCGGCGCGCACATCGTCGATCCGCACACCGGCACCCACGCGGGCGAGCTGCTCGCCGTCACGGTCACCGGGCCCACCCTGCTGTGGGCCGACGTGTTCGCCACCGCCGCTTTCGCGCGCGGCGGCCCGGACGTCGAGGCGTGGGTGGCCACCCGCGCGCCCGGCTACGAGGTCGCCGCGCTCGCCCGTGCGCCGTGA
- a CDS encoding ferric reductase-like transmembrane domain-containing protein, which produces MSATLVVPRLARPATRAWWRDAAGLTAWLSVLFVVALWVSGRGLQDLGAGFFTSAGRLTGLLSADLLLLQVLLMARIPWVERSYGQDELARRHRLAGFTSITLLAAHLVLITLGYAAADRSGVVAEAWALITTYPGMLLAAAGTAALGVVAVTSVRAARRRLRYESWHLLHLYAYLGTGLALPHQLWTGADFTASPAATAFWWTAYASAAGAVLVFRVGLPVWRNARHRLVVEQVVPEGRGVVSVYLRGRALDRLPVAAGQFFVWRFAAGPGWTRGKPFSLSAAPDGHRLRITAKDLGAGSRRLATLRPGTPALFEGPYGRLTGAVRSGQKIALFASGIGITPLRALLDELPYRPGEAVLFQRAGRAADLLFRRELEDLAARRGIRIHHLLGRRSRDRASWLPAGYAPVPDEQVLRHLVPDIAGHDVYVCGPDAWTGAVLDSARRAGVPADRVHAERFAW; this is translated from the coding sequence ATGTCCGCCACTCTCGTCGTCCCCCGCCTCGCGCGGCCCGCGACCCGCGCGTGGTGGCGGGACGCCGCGGGCCTGACCGCCTGGCTGAGCGTCCTGTTCGTGGTCGCGCTCTGGGTGTCCGGGCGCGGCCTGCAGGACCTCGGTGCCGGCTTCTTCACCTCGGCCGGCCGGCTCACCGGGCTGCTGTCGGCGGACCTCTTGCTGCTGCAGGTGCTGCTGATGGCGCGCATCCCCTGGGTCGAGCGCAGCTACGGCCAGGACGAGCTCGCCCGCCGCCACCGGCTCGCCGGGTTCACCTCGATCACCTTGCTGGCCGCGCACCTCGTGCTCATCACCCTCGGGTACGCGGCGGCCGATCGGTCCGGCGTGGTCGCCGAGGCGTGGGCCCTGATCACGACCTACCCGGGCATGCTCCTGGCGGCCGCCGGAACGGCCGCGCTCGGCGTGGTCGCCGTGACGTCGGTGCGCGCGGCCCGGCGGCGGCTGCGCTACGAGTCCTGGCACCTGCTGCACCTCTACGCCTACCTCGGTACCGGCCTCGCCCTGCCGCACCAGCTGTGGACGGGGGCCGACTTCACCGCGTCCCCCGCGGCGACCGCCTTCTGGTGGACCGCCTACGCCTCGGCCGCGGGCGCGGTGCTCGTCTTCCGCGTCGGGCTGCCGGTGTGGCGCAACGCCCGGCACCGCCTGGTCGTCGAGCAGGTCGTGCCCGAAGGCCGCGGTGTCGTCTCGGTGTACCTGCGCGGCCGGGCCCTCGACCGCCTTCCCGTGGCGGCCGGTCAGTTCTTCGTCTGGCGGTTCGCGGCCGGGCCGGGCTGGACGCGCGGCAAGCCGTTCTCCCTTTCGGCCGCCCCCGACGGGCACCGGCTGCGCATCACGGCGAAGGACCTCGGTGCGGGCAGCCGCCGGCTCGCCACCCTGCGCCCCGGCACCCCCGCGCTGTTCGAAGGCCCGTACGGCCGGCTGACCGGAGCCGTCCGAAGTGGACAGAAGATCGCGTTGTTCGCTTCGGGCATCGGGATCACGCCCCTGCGCGCGCTCCTGGACGAACTCCCCTACCGCCCCGGGGAGGCCGTGCTGTTCCAGCGGGCCGGCCGCGCGGCGGACCTGCTGTTCCGGCGGGAGCTGGAAGACCTCGCCGCCCGCCGCGGCATCCGGATCCACCACCTGCTCGGCCGGCGCTCGCGGGACCGCGCGTCCTGGCTGCCCGCCGGGTACGCCCCGGTGCCCGACGAGCAGGTGCTGCGCCACCTCGTCCCCGACATCGCCGGCCACGACGTCTACGTGTGCGGCCCCGACGCCTGGACCGGTGCGGTGCTCGACAGCGCCCGCCGCGCCGGAGTCCCCGCCGACCGCGTCCACGCCGAGCGGTTCGCCTGGTAG
- a CDS encoding APC family permease: MIGAGIFAAFGPAAKAAGTGLLVGLALAAAIAYCNAVASAQLAAQYPVSGGTYVYGRERLGPWWGFTAGWGFVAGKTASCAAMALTFAAYAVPGPGWAQRLVAVAGVLGLAALNYRGITKTVALTRILVGTSLVALAVVVAGIAAGDGTTTRNLGGFAALASGGWYGVLQSAGLLFFAFAGYARIATLGEEVRDPRRTIPRAIPIALALAVAVYLVVAVAVLLAAGPGALADAAAPLVTALDRAGTGALTPAVRVGGALAALGALLALIAGIGRTGMAMARERDLPTWLAAVHPRFRVPHHAELALAAVVSVLVLTVDLRGVIGFSSFGVLVYYAIANASAFTQRAPDRRWPRWLNVAGLLGCVLLVATLPWVSVCAGVAVFAAGLGGRAVVRWFTGGARRRR; encoded by the coding sequence ATGATCGGGGCCGGGATCTTCGCCGCGTTCGGCCCGGCCGCGAAGGCCGCGGGCACGGGCCTGCTGGTGGGCCTGGCGCTGGCGGCGGCGATCGCGTACTGCAACGCGGTCGCTTCGGCTCAGCTCGCCGCGCAGTACCCGGTGTCCGGGGGCACGTACGTCTACGGGCGGGAACGCCTCGGGCCGTGGTGGGGGTTCACCGCCGGCTGGGGGTTCGTCGCCGGCAAGACCGCGTCGTGCGCGGCGATGGCGCTGACCTTCGCCGCCTACGCCGTCCCCGGCCCAGGCTGGGCGCAGCGGCTGGTCGCCGTCGCGGGCGTGCTCGGCCTGGCCGCGCTGAACTACCGCGGGATCACCAAGACCGTGGCGCTGACGCGGATCCTGGTCGGCACCAGCCTGGTCGCGCTGGCGGTGGTGGTGGCCGGGATCGCGGCCGGCGACGGCACCACGACCCGGAACCTCGGCGGCTTCGCCGCACTGGCTTCGGGCGGCTGGTACGGGGTTCTCCAGTCCGCGGGCCTGCTGTTCTTCGCGTTCGCCGGGTACGCGCGGATCGCGACGCTGGGGGAGGAGGTCCGCGACCCGCGGCGGACCATTCCCCGCGCGATCCCGATCGCGCTGGCCCTGGCGGTGGCGGTCTACCTCGTCGTCGCGGTCGCGGTCCTGCTCGCCGCCGGGCCGGGCGCACTGGCGGACGCGGCCGCTCCCCTCGTCACCGCGCTCGACCGGGCCGGGACCGGGGCGCTGACCCCCGCGGTCCGCGTCGGCGGCGCGCTGGCCGCCCTCGGCGCCCTGCTCGCCCTGATCGCCGGGATCGGCCGGACCGGGATGGCGATGGCCCGCGAGCGCGACCTGCCCACCTGGCTCGCGGCGGTCCACCCGCGGTTCCGGGTGCCGCACCACGCCGAACTCGCGCTGGCCGCGGTCGTGTCGGTCCTCGTGCTCACGGTGGATCTGCGCGGGGTGATCGGCTTTTCCTCGTTCGGCGTCCTGGTCTACTACGCGATCGCCAACGCGTCGGCGTTCACGCAGCGGGCCCCGGACCGGCGGTGGCCGCGGTGGCTGAACGTCGCGGGCCTGCTCGGCTGTGTCCTGCTCGTCGCCACCTTGCCCTGGGTGTCCGTGTGCGCCGGCGTGGCGGTGTTCGCGGCCGGGCTGGGCGGCCGGGCGGTCGTCCGGTGGTTCACCGGAGGTGCTCGGCGCCGACGGTGA
- a CDS encoding VOC family protein, with the protein MTEELVSVRYLVDDVERAVAFYTGRLGFTERFSVPAFAEVTRGRLRLLLSGPDSSAGRALPDGTRPAPGGWNRIHFVVDDLDAEVERLRAAGVPFRSEVVTGPGGRQIVFDDPAGNPVELFQPAR; encoded by the coding sequence ATGACCGAAGAGCTGGTGAGTGTGCGCTACCTGGTCGACGACGTCGAGCGCGCCGTCGCGTTCTACACGGGACGGCTCGGGTTCACCGAGCGGTTCAGCGTGCCGGCCTTCGCGGAGGTGACCCGCGGCCGGCTGCGGCTGCTGCTGAGCGGCCCGGACAGCTCGGCGGGCCGCGCGCTGCCCGACGGCACGCGGCCCGCGCCCGGTGGCTGGAACCGGATCCACTTCGTCGTCGACGACCTCGACGCCGAGGTCGAGCGGCTGCGGGCGGCCGGGGTGCCGTTCCGCAGCGAAGTGGTCACCGGACCGGGCGGACGGCAGATCGTCTTCGACGACCCGGCGGGCAACCCCGTCGAGCTGTTCCAGCCGGCCCGGTAG
- a CDS encoding ATP-binding protein, which produces MNLRSKLAIAFAGVGAAAAILVGVLSYQAASERIDAELDRSLLTTSAEVAAGATQVLAPSPVTRGPDDDDHDEAQPMVAQSIGPDGATRPVGGRRVRLPVDGDDRALAATGALGAHRYWDFTAGRDDYRVITVALGPGRGAVQLGIDVDESRHVLSGLATRITGVSALVLAAAALAGWLLARRITRRLVRLTEVTEQVSDGRLDDVAVPAGGRDEVGRLATSFDRMLGRLADARADQERLVQDAAHELRTPLTSLRTNASVLRRFAELSPESRGRLLDDVDGETRELTHLVDELVELATRRYEAEEAGPVDLGEIAGHAADRVRRRSGRAIAVEAGPSAVTGQAKALERAVANLLENAVKFAPDGPIEVVVRDGRVAVLDRGPGIGDDEPARVFDRFHRADSARGLPGSGLGLAIVRDIALAHGGTVFAEPRPGGGAVVGFTVGAEHLR; this is translated from the coding sequence GTGAACCTGCGCAGCAAGCTCGCGATCGCGTTCGCCGGCGTCGGCGCGGCGGCGGCGATCCTCGTCGGGGTGCTGAGCTACCAGGCCGCCTCGGAGCGGATCGACGCCGAGCTCGACCGGTCCCTGCTGACGACGTCGGCCGAAGTCGCGGCCGGTGCGACGCAGGTCCTCGCCCCGAGCCCGGTCACCCGCGGCCCCGATGACGACGACCACGACGAAGCCCAGCCGATGGTGGCGCAGTCCATCGGCCCGGACGGCGCCACCCGGCCGGTCGGCGGGCGCCGGGTGCGCCTCCCCGTCGACGGCGACGACCGCGCGCTGGCCGCGACCGGGGCGCTCGGGGCCCACCGCTACTGGGACTTCACGGCGGGCCGCGACGACTACCGGGTGATCACCGTGGCGCTCGGGCCCGGCCGCGGCGCCGTCCAGCTCGGCATCGACGTCGACGAGTCGCGGCACGTGCTGAGCGGCCTGGCCACCCGCATCACCGGGGTCAGCGCGCTGGTGCTGGCCGCCGCCGCGCTGGCCGGCTGGCTGCTGGCCCGGCGGATCACCCGGCGGCTGGTCCGGCTGACCGAGGTGACCGAGCAGGTCAGCGACGGCCGCCTCGACGACGTCGCCGTGCCCGCCGGCGGCCGCGACGAGGTCGGCAGGCTCGCGACCTCGTTCGACCGGATGCTCGGCCGGCTCGCCGACGCCCGCGCCGACCAGGAACGCCTGGTCCAGGACGCCGCCCACGAACTGCGGACGCCGCTGACCAGCCTGCGCACCAACGCCAGCGTCCTGCGCCGGTTCGCCGAGCTCAGCCCCGAGTCGCGCGGCCGGCTGCTCGACGACGTCGACGGGGAAACCCGCGAGCTGACCCACCTGGTCGACGAGCTCGTCGAGCTGGCCACGCGCCGGTACGAGGCCGAGGAGGCCGGGCCGGTCGACCTGGGCGAGATCGCCGGGCACGCGGCCGATCGCGTGCGGCGGCGGTCCGGGCGCGCCATCGCCGTCGAAGCCGGTCCGTCGGCGGTGACCGGCCAGGCGAAAGCGCTGGAACGCGCGGTGGCGAACCTGCTGGAGAACGCCGTGAAGTTCGCGCCCGACGGCCCGATCGAGGTCGTCGTCCGCGACGGCCGCGTGGCGGTGCTCGACCGCGGCCCCGGCATCGGCGACGACGAGCCGGCCCGCGTGTTCGACCGCTTCCACCGCGCGGACAGCGCTCGCGGCCTGCCCGGTTCCGGGCTGGGGCTGGCCATCGTGCGGGACATCGCCCTCGCCCACGGTGGCACGGTGTTCGCCGAGCCGCGCCCGGGCGGCGGTGCCGTGGTCGGCTTCACCGTCGGCGCCGAGCACCTCCGGTGA
- a CDS encoding ArsR family transcriptional regulator: MTGADLPPPFVRLAADPLRWRILRELAVSDRRVRELVAAVGQPQNLVSYHLGKLRAAELVTARRSSFDGRDTYYHLDLRRCAAALAEAGSSVHPGLTVAGTGPVARPSVLFVCTGNSGRSPMAAALLRHRGGSALSAGSHPKPLHPDAVRALAERGIALTHEPTHLDAVRRRRFDWVVSLCDKVREVCPPWPGRPRTIHWSIPDPAREADCLPAFRRVAADLDDRIHFLVRQSATPRDEEIGA, from the coding sequence GTGACCGGAGCCGACCTCCCACCGCCGTTCGTGCGGCTGGCCGCGGACCCGCTGCGCTGGCGGATCCTGCGGGAGCTGGCGGTGAGCGACCGCCGCGTGCGCGAGCTCGTGGCCGCGGTCGGGCAGCCGCAGAACCTGGTCTCCTACCACCTGGGCAAGCTGCGCGCGGCCGAGCTGGTGACGGCGCGGCGGAGCAGTTTCGACGGCCGCGACACCTACTACCACCTCGACCTGCGCCGGTGCGCGGCCGCGCTGGCCGAGGCCGGCTCCTCGGTGCACCCCGGCCTGACCGTCGCGGGCACCGGGCCGGTGGCGCGGCCGTCGGTGCTGTTCGTGTGCACCGGCAACAGCGGCCGGTCGCCGATGGCTGCGGCGTTGCTGCGGCACCGGGGCGGGAGCGCGCTCAGCGCGGGCAGCCACCCGAAGCCACTGCACCCCGACGCGGTCCGGGCGCTGGCCGAGCGCGGCATCGCGCTCACCCACGAGCCCACGCACCTGGACGCGGTGCGGCGACGGCGGTTCGACTGGGTGGTCAGCCTGTGCGACAAGGTCCGCGAAGTCTGCCCGCCGTGGCCCGGGCGGCCGCGGACGATCCACTGGAGCATCCCCGACCCGGCGCGCGAAGCGGACTGCCTCCCGGCGTTCCGCCGCGTGGCGGCCGACCTCGACGACCGGATCCACTTCCTGGTCCGGCAGTCCGCCACCCCGCGAGACGAGGAGATCGGAGCATGA
- a CDS encoding response regulator transcription factor: MAGMPHRVLLADDDRAIRESLVRALDLEGYHVTEVTDGVGALATARRDDFDVLILDVMMPGVDGLGVCRVLRAEGDPTPILMLTARVETPDRVAGLDAGADDYLPKPFELDELLARLRALLRRTSPEPEARRTLRLGELAVDPAARRVWWQGTEIPLSKTEFDLLELLVRNAGIVLDRATIYQRIWGYEFGADSKNLAVYIGYLRRKLDQAGATELIHTVRGVGYSVRPA, translated from the coding sequence ATGGCGGGCATGCCGCACCGCGTCCTGCTCGCCGACGACGACCGCGCGATCCGCGAGTCCCTCGTGCGGGCCCTCGACCTCGAGGGCTACCACGTCACCGAGGTGACCGACGGGGTCGGCGCGCTGGCCACCGCCCGGCGCGACGACTTCGACGTGCTGATCCTCGACGTGATGATGCCCGGCGTCGACGGGCTCGGCGTCTGCCGGGTGCTGCGCGCCGAAGGCGATCCCACCCCGATCCTCATGCTCACCGCGCGGGTCGAGACCCCCGATCGGGTGGCCGGCCTGGACGCCGGGGCCGACGACTACCTGCCCAAGCCGTTCGAGCTCGACGAGCTCCTCGCCCGCCTGCGCGCCCTGCTGCGCCGCACCTCGCCCGAGCCGGAAGCCCGGCGCACGCTGCGGCTCGGTGAGCTCGCGGTCGACCCGGCGGCCCGGCGGGTGTGGTGGCAGGGCACCGAGATCCCGCTGTCGAAGACCGAGTTCGACCTGCTGGAACTGCTGGTGCGCAACGCCGGCATCGTCCTGGACCGCGCCACGATCTACCAGCGCATCTGGGGCTACGAGTTCGGCGCGGACTCCAAGAACCTCGCCGTCTACATCGGATACCTACGGCGCAAGCTGGACCAGGCGGGCGCGACGGAGCTGATCCACACCGTCCGCGGCGTCGGCTACTCGGTGCGGCCGGCGTGA
- a CDS encoding FMN-binding protein has product MRRIAITLAATVSVVVLLFSYRTSTGQTPVATGRPPGATPPSRTTSPATAAPPGGAGTFTGDAADTRYGPVQVRITVAGGKITDAQAVEYPQESGRDVRINSEAVPELNQEALQAQSAQIDTVTGATYTSEGYRQSLQSAIDQAHG; this is encoded by the coding sequence ATGCGCAGGATCGCCATCACCCTCGCGGCGACGGTCTCGGTCGTCGTGCTGCTGTTCAGCTACCGCACCAGCACCGGCCAGACCCCGGTCGCGACCGGCCGTCCGCCGGGCGCCACCCCGCCGTCGCGGACCACGAGCCCGGCCACTGCCGCTCCCCCCGGCGGCGCCGGGACGTTCACCGGCGACGCCGCCGACACCCGCTACGGCCCGGTCCAGGTCCGGATCACCGTGGCCGGCGGCAAGATCACCGACGCGCAGGCCGTCGAGTACCCGCAGGAAAGCGGCCGCGACGTCCGGATCAACTCCGAAGCCGTACCGGAGCTGAACCAGGAGGCGCTGCAGGCCCAGAGCGCGCAGATCGACACGGTCACCGGCGCCACCTACACCTCCGAGGGCTACCGGCAGTCCCTGCAGTCGGCGATCGACCAGGCCCACGGGTGA